In one Saimiri boliviensis isolate mSaiBol1 chromosome 3, mSaiBol1.pri, whole genome shotgun sequence genomic region, the following are encoded:
- the LOC120367742 gene encoding small ribosomal subunit protein uS15-like: protein MFNSEFLFSYLKNNGLSFRRLTAAIIGRMHAPGKGLSQSALPYRRSVPTWLKLTSDDVKEQIYKLAKKGLTPSQIGVILRDSHGVAQVRFVTGNKILRILKSKGLAPDLPEDLYHLIKKAVAVRKHLERNRKDKDAKFRLILIESRIHRLARYYKTKRVLPPNWKYESSTASALVA from the coding sequence atgtttaattcagaatttctgttctcatatttgaaaaacaatggGCTTTCCTTTCGCCGTCTGACCGCCGCCATCATAGGTCGTATGCATGCTCCCGGGAAGGGCCTGTCCCAGTCGGCTTTGCCCTATCGCCGCAGCGTCCCCACATGGCTGAAGTTGACATCTGACGACGTGAAGGAGCAGATTTACAAACTGGCCAAGAAAGGCCTGACTCCTTCACAAATCGGTGTGATCCTGAGAGATTCACATGGTGTTGCACAAGTACGTTTTGTGACAGGCAATAAAATCTTAAGAATTCTTAAGTCTAAGGGACTTGCTCCTGATCTCCCTGAAGATCTTTACCATTTAATTAAGAAAGCAGTCGCTGTTCGAAAGCATCTTGAGAGGAACAGAAAGGATAAGGATGCTAAATTCCGTCTGATTCTGATAGAGAGCCGGATTCATCGTTTGGCTCGGTATTATAAGACTAAGCGAGTCCTCCCTCCCAATTGGAAATATGAATCATCTACAGCCTCTGCCCTGGTCGCATAA